The window CCATTTCCATCCAACCAAAGCCAGCCCAAACTTGAAACCAATCCATTTTACCCACTTCAACCCAACCCATTAGCAGGCTTAGGTATAATTAAGGGGAGCTCCATGCTTTTCAGTGTTCTTTTCAAAAGAGTACATGTCCGAATGTGGTATAATTAAGGGGAGCTCCGTGcttttcagagtttcagacgaAACTGAACACCTAAAACTGCCCAATGTGACGGCAACAGCCAAAATATTCTGAGATTTAGAGGTAGCGACCACCGGCCACATCAACGAGGCTCTCGTCTCCATGGGCAACTTACTTTGTTAGTTCTTGCTttggaaaaaatataaaattagcaaGTGGTATTTTGAGAAGAAATCGAAATGCTAATGGCACAGGTCAAGCTAGTACTTGCTGACAATAGTTGCAATACTTCTGTCGCTATACATAGCCACGGGCTCACATACTCGTATATAACAACAGGACTTGATCAATTTatttcatcatttttttattacCAGTATTGTCCTTGGAGCAGCAATAACAGCCAGTGTCAACGGGAGAAAAATATTACATCATCAAAGCCGAGTTTATGACCCTACAAAAGTTGAATTCGCTTTGCGCTCTCAGTACAAACTCTCCGAATGACATAGTTTCAGCTACACTCCCTTGGGGAGCCCCGTGACCGAATCGATCAATGCTAGGCTTTCGTCAGTGACAACTTTTGGGCCAGCTCCAAGCCTGCTACAGATGAAGTAGCTCACATCTCCCTTGAATTTTTGGCTCGGCATCTTCGTCTCGGCAGGAGCTGGGAGGGCCTCCACATCTTCTATCGATTTCAGTCCAGCATCGCTTAGAATCGACTTGTCGCCAACCATATAGCTGCATCATTTTGTTTGTCAAATAGATTCTTGGATAGATTGGTATGTCATACTCATGACAATATTAACGCACCTGCTGAGATCATTATCTTGAGGAGGGAAATAATACAAGAGCTTCTGAAGGAGAATGGTTGCATTTTTGCGGTTTGGTGCGATTAGGACAGCATTGGGCCCAGCATCGAAGGTGTAAGCAACCTGCCATCAAAAAAAGCTCTTGTAGAATGAGAAGAGTTGATAGCACAACTGTCTACTAGTTCCATACTCGTATAGAAGAAAAATGCATACTAGAAAACATAAACAGTACAAATAAGTCCTAGACAAGGATTTTCAATGAAAGAACTTCCTTATCACGAAGCCATATTATGTACAGCCAGATTATCTTGTGCATTCCTTGGGCTTTTGTTTCCATCATAACAAAGTAATGAATTGGTATATATATCATATCCAATATATGTACTAATTAAATATGATCCTCCATAGCATTAACACCAATGGACTGATGACAATTAGAAAAGGGTGAAAAGGGTGTGGAAAATGAGCTTAGAGTCAAACATTTGCTATTTCTACAAAGATCATTGAGCAATGTGAGTCATACACGTTTTGGCTAGGGCAGTACAAATTGTTTGTGCCACCATATGAGCTTATGGTCCATTATACCCTTGTTATGAACTCAGCATGTAACCAACCCTATTTCATGGTATGGACATCCATAAACCGCAACAGtttattgagaaaaaaaaaggagaaaagaagaGTATACCTGTGGGGTTCCTTCTGACTGGTTCCACTTCTCCACAAGGCTAATTATCCTGTGATTAATTCAGACAGCAATGTCAAAGCTGATGTGTCATTAGCAACAGAAGCCCAAAACAGAGCACTGATAAATAAAAGATCACCTGTGTGATGTATCGTTCATATAGAAGATGGGAGGGCTCGTGTCCAAACATACAGCATGAAATTGGTTGCTATCTGCACAAGTTAACCTGGCAAAGGACTCAAAATTACGAGACTTGATAGCCTCTTCCATTTTCAACACCCGTTCTGGAACTACAGTCTGCAATACAAGAACAAGCAATTCAAAGGACATAAGAAAAAAGAAGTAACAGCTAAATTGACAGAAAAGCTCAATTAATATTTTACTGCAGTATAAAACTGCCCAACTCTACTTCCTCTATGAATCATGAGAAATTTAAACGGTCAAAACAGTCACCTGGGCCCTATATTGCAAAAGGGGACTTGTTTCAACACTGTCTCGCATCCCACTAGTGCTACTTGTTTCCTTCTGCTTTGAACTGACCTATTTTACACAGGGAAGATTCAATTATTTTGAAGGTGTCAGACATGACATAATTAGTAAATGTTGTTAAAAAGCATGATAAAATACTAGAGTTAccatccgattcaaatttactGGTTGTGAAGCCACAACACCAGGAGACAGGAGTAGTAATGCTACAACAGATTATACGCAGTAAGAGGTATGTTAAATGCACATCACATACCACCGCTATGATAATAACAAGATCATTCCAGTGTGCCTCATCAGCAAGTTGTACAGCTATGCTGTCGCTTCCATCATTATTCTGTAAGTGTAGTATAAAACTTATCATTACTCGCTAGAAAGGATATGCGATAAATTTCACCAAGGCTGTTCCTCTTTCATAGCATCAGATAACTCACTTTTCCCATACACCATTTCACGAATCCCCCATATATACTGCGGCATGCACTTCCAGACCCTTGCCTGCATTTGAATTTGTCAGTTATACCAGAAGGAGAAAAGGAGCAGTTCCATAGCATATTGATCAGTACAGATGAGTACAAGCAACAAAATACCTTGCTATGGAAGAAAGTTCACCATGATCTTCTTTCACATTCATTAGCTTTCCAAGGGTGAAAACTACAAAAAGCAATCAGGTGATAAATATGTGCTTCCATTCACcctatttagatttttttaaaaataaaaaaatcaccaaTAAGATGATTGAACCATTGTCTGATTTTGGGTGGCAttatcaaatttgaaaatatttgagACAAAATAAGTAGGGAAATATCATTGATATCAGAAGTAAGAGACTTTACCAAAACAAGCCAAGCCAGCAGCCGAAGAGGCCAAACCAGCAGCAGTGGGGAAGTTGTTGAACGATGCTATGTGTACATGTAGCTTCCCCCAGTCCTCTTTCTTGATCCTGATCCCCTTCTTCTCATCCTCGACATCTTGAGCACGCTTCCGGATCTCCCTCAGGCAGCTCTGAAACCTCCCTCCTGACAAGGAGATCTCCTGCACAGTTCAAAACGAAAAGCCAGCTTAAGACATAGTATaccattaaaaaaagtaaaGGATCATCCCTTAAGGTCTAGCGTGGTGATAGATCACAGACTTTTAAGTTTCACACAGTGTAAATCTAGGATTTGACAGTTTGTATTTAGATAGGATCAGTGACTGTAACAGAAACAAAGCTAGAAACACATACTAGATGCTAGTGCATATGAAATCAGGAATgtgattcttttttaaaataataaaagaatGGAAATTAGAGCTCCACTGCCTGTAGAATTTGTAGATGGGAAGAACACTGAAACAGATTGCCATTATTCAGATCTAAGCAGCAGTTGTCATCAGTTTGATGAACAGAGTCCCATTATTCAGAGGGGACAACAAAGCATAAACATCAATGCGaagcaacaacaaaaaaaaaaagtaggaagCAGCAGAGCAGAGAGATGGAAGagtagagaggaggaggacCTTGCCGTTGAGCCACATGCGGtcggaggggaaggaagggctgacggcgacggtggtggtggcggagaggTGGTCGGGGTCGAGGGTGACGCTGATGCTGTCGTTGACGGGGAGGATGAGCGCCTCGTCCCTCTTCCCCCAGTACTTGATGACGGCGATGTTGGTGGGAGATCGGCCGGTGGCCATGAGCACCCActgcccctcctccgccgccgccatggaagGAGACCGATCTGCTGCGGCCCAGAAGAGCGAGCAACGCGCGTCAGGGATTCGGACTAGCAACCTCAACTAGATACAGTCCCAGGCAGCTTACCGGAACGGAAGCAACGACGGGGAGCGGGAgcagtcgccggcggcggcggaggcgggagggCGGGAGATCGGAGACGGCGGGGCGGAGACACCGAGGAAGACGAGAGTGAGACCGAATCTTGATGCTAAATCCAACGGCTGCGATTTATCTATCCCCTCCTTAGTATATGTTTTTTCACAAAAACCCCTCACTCGGGTCGCTATCGCAGCCAgcatcttttgtttttctttcctttttgcaCAAAGACCCCTctgaataataataaataataatatgaCGGCTCGGTTACTTCCTCCTCCAAGTTCAAGTCCAAGCTAGCGATCGCCGGCGATCAAGCCGGCGACCATGCTTCcccggccaccgcgccgcgccgccacccccgtCTATCATGATCATATCTTCTGTGAATGGCTTTTCATAAGCTGTTGATCCTTCCTGCAGCATCTACCAAGTGAAATCTGCATACACAATTTGAGATCAACATCGataagatgagatgagatgagatgcaCAAGTGAAATCTGAATGCACAAGTTGAGATCAACATCGataagatgagatgagatgagatacACAAGTGAGATCTGCATGCACAAGTTGAGATGCAGGATTCCTATTGGATTTTGAAGAGAGACAGATAATTTACAGGGGGTGGATTGACTGATTCTCCTCATACTTCCTGGCTTGAAAACGGGAAAGCTTGGAGCTTTCGGCTCTGATTTGATCCGGTCAGTTCTACTGCTTGACAAACTGTGGAGAATCTATTCCTTCCAGCCATATACATCCAATTTCTTGACAATCTGGACCGGACGATCCATCAGAAAAAATTAATTCAGAATGCAATTTGGAGTGCAGCAGCTTTTTTGGCTGGCACATCGGTGTAGTGCATCTATATGTGACCTTGCAACTGTGCAAGGGTCAAACAGCACGGCCACAAGTACTTTTGTTGATGAATCAGTTATTACCACATGACTTCGTCAATGCTAGCCCAGCAAGTGATGGAAGGAAAGATGGATGAATGATAAGGCTCCAGGGCTCATAAATACCTGAGACTGAACATTGCTCATTACAGTCTTCAGATGTAAAGCagtgttgttcttcttctctaTTCTGCTCAAGGCAGCTGCATCCAGATCACTCTACTGATGAGGACCACGAGGATCATCTGCTGGAAGAAAACAAAGATTTGCACATTGACTATGCACTGCTGTAATTGTATCAATATCGAATTCTAAATGCTGAATGAACAGTTGCTGATATGATCCTGTCAGGAAGCAAAAACAAGATACTAATTGCCCTCAGAGACATATATAGTGGACGTGCACTAGTGTTTTCATACCACAAATCCTTTGGCCACTGGAGTCAACTTTTGATCATCTGGATAACATAAGTAAAGAAGATTCTATTTCCtacaagagcagcagcagctaagcACACACATCCTTTTTTCCTTTCCAGAAAGGATATAATGATGGATTAGAATATTCAGACAGTAGTACAGCTTCAGGATTGCTGCAAGATTAGTCATAAAataatactagtagtagtatcaTCTTACTACCATCCATGGGGTTCAGGACAAATTAGTTGAACTAGGAGTACATACAGCTGATACAGTTGTGCAGTGAAGCGGTGACAATTGTCAATTGACAAAGTGCCAAGGTCTCACAGCTAATCCCCAGCTCAGCTGCCTGCTGCCCCCTTGATGGTCTGCACATCTCTGCCCATTGAAATCTTTGGTCAGCACCATCCTCTGGCTGTCAAGAGTTAGGTGCAGCCCGATTTGAGTCAACCCTTTGATTGCATCAAGCAAAGGTATACTAGTATCAATGCCCCTTTATCCAATTCTGCAAAGTTTCTTCCCCAACTTGCTGTGTCCTGAACAACTGGATTTCATTCGGTCATCAGCTTACACGGCTGGTTGAATGGTTGGTCAATTGCAAGCTGTTCATCTGAGAGACTGAAACAAAACCATTTGGATTTGCGGTTGCAGTCTTGCAGAGATCACAGAATGTTGATCTTTCAGGATTAGAAACAAAATGCAGCACAAATATGATATGAGTATATATTCTGATGACCAGAATCAGCACACACGGTTGGTTGAATGATTGGTCAATTGCAAGCTGATCATCTGGGAGACTGAAACAAACTGTTTAGATTGCAGTTGCAGTCCTGCAGAAATCAAAGCAAGTGCAGCACAGTATCAGGCTTCATATGACATGAATATATGATGACGATCAGAGATTCAGAATCGAAATCCTCGTCTGAAATTTACAATTTCTGCATTCCTTCACTAGTttcaacaacatttttttttgcttgctctTCAGCACAAAGATTGAACAGCAATACACACTAACCCAACAAAAAGTTAGTTTTTACAAGCAAATGTACACTTCACAGGATCAcaaaggcagcagcagcagcacataAAAATCAAAGAATGGTAGAGTAcagaaaggggaaaaagagagatttttttttatcatcctCCTAATTAAATCAAATCAACAGCCAACTACCATCGTGGGTTTCCCTCCACGGAAGGAAACCTCAGAAGGAATGGTGGTGAGGCGGCGCGCCGgagccggacgccgccgccgccgcggcgctggcGGTGGCGCTGCTGTTGCTGCGCGTGCTGTGCTCCATGATGcgcaccacctcgccgcggctGGCCACCACGCGGTGGAACACGGCGCGCACctgccgctccagcggcgcgagGCCCTCCTCCAGAgcccggcacgcggcggcgagcgcctcgGCGCGCTCGACCACGTCACGCGCGCGCTCATCGGTCGCGCCCATCACCAgctgctcttcctcctcctcctccgcgactTCCTCGAGGAGACTGCTCAGCTCCCGCGCGGCGCGCTCCACAGCCTGCATCTCGGCGaggagccccgtcgccgccgccgaccccgacgACGACCCCTTCTTGTCCTTTTTCCTCCACTCGTCGGCGATCCGCTCCTGGAGAGCACACATCGGGGCCGCCCACTGCACCTGCTTCGGCGGCGCCACCGGGGGGTTGGTGGCCGCGGACGACCGGTCCTGGCACGGCACCGCCGCGACCAGCGCCCACATGGAGAAGACGAGCACCGAGCTCATGGTGTAGAGCGCCAGCCCCAGCCCGCAACCCGCGCcgggggaggcggacgtgggcgactgcggcggcggcgcgaggtgcGCCGCCATGGCGTGGACGTGGCGGCCGGAGGACCAGTTCCTGGAGACGCTGAAGgacagcgcgcgcgcggggccggCCCTGCACGagggggacggcgcggcggcgagcttggcgGCGTCGGGGAACAGCCTGGAGATggcccggcgcgcgcggccgAAGTGGGCGCGGTGCAGCGGCGGGGCGAGGAGGCACGAGGCGGCGGTGAGCGCGGCGCGGTGCGAGCCCCGGAGCGAGGCGAGCGTGAGGGAGACGGCGTTGAGTATGTCGAGCGTCTTGACGGTGCGGTCGAGGAGGTCAGCGgcgaggcggtcggcgggcggcctggagagcgcggcggcgacggggccgATGCCGAGAACCTCGCGGAAGGCGTCGTCGGAGGAGAGCACCGCGTCGAGCAGCttggagaggaaggcgagggagaggagcggcgggtgatgggagagggcggcgaggcggtcggCGACGTGGGCCTGGAGGGCGTGGAGGACCTGCAGCTCGTCGTCCTGCGCGGGGtcaaaggaggcgacggcggtggcgctgcgGCGGAAGCTGAGGAGGCCGAGGAAGCCCAtcccggtgggcggcggcggcgggtcggcggcggccatcgtcGTCGGGGGGCTTCAGCTTCGGGGCTGTGCGTGTGCgtgggcttgggcttgggctttgGGCCTGGGCCTTGGTGGTGGTCGTCGAGGGAAGCAATGGTGGTGGGTGGagcgggcggtggtggcgcgcgcCCTCATATACGCACGCGCGCCGGCTCCGACCACGTCTCGCGCGCAAGAGCTACCTTTGACTGCAAGGTGGGGCCATGGGTGTATAGGGCCCATGTGTCAGTGGGggtggagaggaagaggaggtggtGCGCTGCGCGGAGAGGAATGGGAAAGGTGGACTGGTTCTTGGAGCTGACTTGGTTGCCTCCCACTAACTGTGTGGACCTGGTGTACAGCACCCAGtaatccctttttttttttcattcgctCCCATTTTCTAAATACTATTTTGTTGCGTATTAGTTATTTTCACGTATATTCTGTGTGAGTTTTTTTCCCTGGCTAGCTGCCTGAGATTAAGGTGTTTTTTTTCAGAGATGTTTTCGCTTCTTATCAGCgcagtactacctccgtcacaAAATACTTATCGTTTAGAGTTTTTTTGTAACGTTTAattatttatcttattcaaaagattatggaattattatttattttgtttgtgacttgctttattaacAGAAGTAcgacttatttttttatatttacgcAACTTTTGAAATAAGATAAATAATCAAACGTTTGCAACTGTATTAATAGAAATGTGTAAtgtgtagtactagtagtatttgTTGTTTTTATTTAGTTGCAGCTGGCAGCTTAGGACAAATTGTACCTTGAAGGCTTGATGGCTGGCAGGGAATGAAAAGTCATGAGGTCTTAAGTCcctatcatatcggatgtttgaaaattaattataaatattaaatgtagactattaataaaacccatccataatcttggactaatttgcgagacgaatctaatgagcctaattaatccatgattagcctatgtgatgctaccgtaaacattctctaattatagattaattaggcttaaaaaatttgtctcgtgaattagcttttatttatgtaattagttttgtaagtagtctatatttaatactctaaattagtgtctaaagacatggactaaagttaagtccctggatctaaacaccacctaaaggCTTAAAGCATGACAGGGCAGGGCAGGCCAGATGGAGTTAAATTAAAGCCAAAACAGATACGGTTGTGATAGAATCATACTAGTAGAAATTAGAAGAGGACGCATGCAAAGCTTGTATCATGTGACAGTGAGAAGCCAAACGCATAGGACACACACCACCAACATAGCACAGGTATGTAAACACAACGACAAATGCTCCATTTTAGTAAGGCGAGCAGGATCTTAATTCAtcttacaaagaaaaaaaaaggaataagacAGTGTCATGCCACTACAAAACACTAGTactaaaataaaacattagcaccaatcatcttctctctcttttgatCTCTTCTCtgaagtagtactagtagtacttcctccgtcctaaaatgaagctatttttgaggttggcacggatattaagaaagtatgtgagaatgattggaggaagtgtgtgattggttgaaaagagaaagtaggtgaagaagaatagttgtgattggttgagaggaggaggtaggtgaagaaatagctttattttgggacaagacactgtgctagaaatagctacattttggaacggagggagtagtaaataaCTAGTGTAGTTTGACCATGTCTATTTTGACGCGAGAACACATCTCCACCGTCGATCTCTCTGCCCACGTGTCGTCCCAGGATGATCTGC of the Oryza sativa Japonica Group chromosome 2, ASM3414082v1 genome contains:
- the LOC4328034 gene encoding diphosphomevalonate decarboxylase 2; translation: MAAAEEGQWVLMATGRSPTNIAVIKYWGKRDEALILPVNDSISVTLDPDHLSATTTVAVSPSFPSDRMWLNGKEISLSGGRFQSCLREIRKRAQDVEDEKKGIRIKKEDWGKLHVHIASFNNFPTAAGLASSAAGLACFVFTLGKLMNVKEDHGELSSIARQGSGSACRSIYGGFVKWCMGKNNDGSDSIAVQLADEAHWNDLVIIIAVVSSKQKETSSTSGMRDSVETSPLLQYRAQTVVPERVLKMEEAIKSRNFESFARLTCADSNQFHAVCLDTSPPIFYMNDTSHRIISLVEKWNQSEGTPQVAYTFDAGPNAVLIAPNRKNATILLQKLLYYFPPQDNDLSSYMVGDKSILSDAGLKSIEDVEALPAPAETKMPSQKFKGDVSYFICSRLGAGPKVVTDESLALIDSVTGLPKGV
- the LOC4328035 gene encoding protein ROH1A translates to MAAADPPPPPTGMGFLGLLSFRRSATAVASFDPAQDDELQVLHALQAHVADRLAALSHHPPLLSLAFLSKLLDAVLSSDDAFREVLGIGPVAAALSRPPADRLAADLLDRTVKTLDILNAVSLTLASLRGSHRAALTAASCLLAPPLHRAHFGRARRAISRLFPDAAKLAAAPSPSCRAGPARALSFSVSRNWSSGRHVHAMAAHLAPPPQSPTSASPGAGCGLGLALYTMSSVLVFSMWALVAAVPCQDRSSAATNPPVAPPKQVQWAAPMCALQERIADEWRKKDKKGSSSGSAAATGLLAEMQAVERAARELSSLLEEVAEEEEEEQLVMGATDERARDVVERAEALAAACRALEEGLAPLERQVRAVFHRVVASRGEVVRIMEHSTRSNSSATASAAAAAASGSGAPPHHHSF